GTGTAGATCGTCACCTCCACATAGCCCCAGCCGAGCTTGAAGTCGGCGTGGTGGCCATTGGCCTCACAGACCGCGCCGGCGCGGTTCACCCAGGCCAGGGCCGAGGCAAAGTCCTCGAACGTGTGTGACTTCAAGAAGTGATGGTGATCCACCACCTGCCATCCCGGCAGCTCAGGAAGCAGAGCGGCCAGTTCGTCCTCAGCGAGGGTGGGGCCACCATCACGGCAGGGCACACAGAGATCATCGGAAAGGAGCATCGGGAGCAACGGCAGCTTCCTCAGCTTGATCACCCAGGAGCGGGTTGACGCTGATCTTGTCTTCTGGCACCCCGGGTTCAGAGTTGCCTGGCCTTCCCTTCCAGGCTTCCAACAGGTTCAAGCTGATGACAGGGCACAAGAAAAGCGAACAGGAAGTGGAGGGTGGTGAACACACCATGACTCCAGCCCTCATTTGATCACCTACGTAGACGGGGACGCAACTGCCCGCTCGGAGCTGAGGATGACTACCTGGAGAACGCCGCCCAAACGACTAACACCTCCAGCAGGAATGTCAACCGATCACACTGACGTTGCTAGTGCTCTTTAGCGGCACAGCCATTACAGCCGGTCGATCCAGCAGGTTCATGCACGGTCTAAGACTTGATCCTCAGACTTCATTGAC
Above is a window of Cyanobium sp. ATX 6F1 DNA encoding:
- a CDS encoding 4a-hydroxytetrahydrobiopterin dehydratase — translated: MLLSDDLCVPCRDGGPTLAEDELAALLPELPGWQVVDHHHFLKSHTFEDFASALAWVNRAGAVCEANGHHADFKLGWGYVEVTIYTHKADGLTRADAVLAAKLDAIETAAPAAQ